The genomic interval TAAACTATTAGTTGCAGTACTAGAGAAATAGATCTATCTACTCGAGACCAAGATCCTACTGTGTTTGGTAAACTCAACATCAGcattaaaagataaaagatgGCTTCCTATTCAGGGGTTAATAACACTGATTGAAGCATAAGAAGAAGCCTTTTGGCTTGTCTTCCATCATTGCTTTAGGTGTGTCCCCCGTGTCATCGCGTACTGGCATCAAAGACCTTGTACCAGGAGAGTCAGGTGGCAAAACAATGTTCTCAGACATGAAAATTCGAGGAGGAACAGAGGGTTCTGAAAGAGAATTGGTGTAGAGATATTTTAGTAGCATTTGGATTATTTGGCTGAAATTCGGCCGAGCATTTGGGTCCTCCTGCCAGCATGAAGTTATAATTGTAGCCAATTCCTCCGGGAGGTCCTCAGCACTAGGCCTTACATTCTGAAATGGCAAAGTACCCCTTAAAATTATCGGCTAGATTTAACAGTGCCAAAGGGGCTTCAGTAAAACTACTGCAATTCTCAAAGTAACAACatgaaaatataacaaacagATGGGGAATGTGTCTTTTACTTTAAAAGCAGCTGCATAAGCTGCCTGGAGATTTGACATTCCCTCAAAAGGCATTTTGTTGTGCAGAAGCTCCCATAACACAATTGCAAAGCTATAGGCATCCACCTTATGGTTATAATGTTTCTTTTCTCCCTGCCTTAATGTCACAGTACTGTACAACTGCCACCAATACATGCAAGAAAGCAAATCCTTATTCATAAAATGAGAAATAGGTGAAGGGGAAGAGGAAAACAAAACCATGCCTTTCTTACTGAACTACCTCTGGAGCCATCCAACGGTATGTCCCAGTTTCAGCTGTCATCATCTCTGTTAACGACTCTTCTCTGGCTAAACCAAAATCTGCCAGTTTAACAGTTTTATGGTCTGCAGTCATGAGTAAGTTTTCTGCACAACCAAAAGCTATTGGCTTATGTTAAAGAACTCGAATGATGATAAATTGTCAATAAAAGGTCAATACAGCATATTAgctccaaaaattcaaaagtaGAGCAATACAGATTGGACACAAA from Juglans regia cultivar Chandler chromosome 2, Walnut 2.0, whole genome shotgun sequence carries:
- the LOC109005542 gene encoding serine/threonine-protein kinase STY13-like isoform X2, whose translation is MSCSVSYPFTLCANRMESGRRIYSPDEYILDAKWLIDPNHLFVGPKIGEGAHAKVYEGKCKNQTVAIKIIHKGETPEDIAKREAQFAREVEMLSRVQHNNLVKFIGACKEPVMVIVTELLWGGTLRKYLLNMRPGCLDRSVAVGFALDIARAMECLHSHGIIHRDLKPENLLMTADHKTVKLADFGLAREESLTEMMTAETGTYRWMAPELYSTVTLRQGEKKHYNHKVDAYSFAIVLWELLHNKMPFEGMSNLQAAYAAAFKNVRPSAEDLPEELATIITSCWQEDPNARPNFSQIIQMLLKYLYTNSLSEPSVPPRIFMSENIVLPPDSPGTRSLMPVRDDTGDTPKAMMEDKPKGFFLCFNQCY
- the LOC109005542 gene encoding serine/threonine-protein kinase STY13-like isoform X1; protein product: MSCSVSYPFTLCANRMESGRRIYSPDEYILDAKWLIDPNHLFVGPKIGEGAHAKVYEGKCKNQTVAIKIIHKGETPEDIAKREAQFAREVEMLSRVQHNNLVKFIGACKEPVMVIVTELLWGGTLRKYLLNMRPGCLDRSVAVGFALDIARAMECLHSHGIIHRDLKPAFGCAENLLMTADHKTVKLADFGLAREESLTEMMTAETGTYRWMAPELYSTVTLRQGEKKHYNHKVDAYSFAIVLWELLHNKMPFEGMSNLQAAYAAAFKNVRPSAEDLPEELATIITSCWQEDPNARPNFSQIIQMLLKYLYTNSLSEPSVPPRIFMSENIVLPPDSPGTRSLMPVRDDTGDTPKAMMEDKPKGFFLCFNQCY